A genomic stretch from Bacteroidales bacterium includes:
- a CDS encoding UDP-2,3-diacylglucosamine diphosphatase, whose translation MTDKKNIYFASDAHLGLPNYQKSLFREKLLVKWLDEIKNDAKEIYLLGDMFDFWYEYKQVVPRGFTRFLGKIAEIVDSGIPVHLFTGNHDIWIFDYLPTETGVILHRKPIVKTLNGKKFYLAHGDGLGPYDKGYKLLKKIFTNPVLQWLFSRLHPNFAIGLGHLWSNNSRFAKGLKAEKYKGDDKEWLYLYAKSLLKKEHFDYFVFGHRHILVERQIGSKSRFINLGDWITNFSYGVFDGENFELKKYTKNSMS comes from the coding sequence TTGACTGATAAAAAAAACATATACTTTGCTTCTGATGCTCATCTCGGACTTCCGAACTATCAGAAAAGCCTTTTCAGGGAGAAACTACTTGTTAAATGGCTTGATGAGATAAAAAATGATGCCAAAGAAATTTATCTCTTGGGAGATATGTTTGATTTTTGGTATGAATATAAACAAGTAGTACCACGCGGTTTTACCAGATTTCTTGGAAAAATTGCCGAAATTGTTGACAGTGGAATACCTGTACATTTATTTACAGGAAATCATGATATATGGATTTTTGATTATTTACCTACCGAAACAGGCGTTATTTTACATAGAAAACCAATAGTAAAAACTTTAAATGGCAAAAAATTTTATCTTGCACATGGCGATGGTTTAGGACCTTATGATAAAGGATATAAACTATTAAAAAAAATATTCACAAACCCTGTTTTACAATGGCTTTTTTCAAGATTACATCCAAATTTTGCAATCGGTCTTGGTCATTTATGGTCAAATAACAGCAGGTTTGCAAAAGGATTAAAAGCTGAAAAGTATAAAGGAGACGACAAAGAATGGCTTTATCTTTATGCAAAAAGTCTGTTAAAAAAAGAACATTTCGATTATTTTGTTTTCGGACATCGACATATACTTGTCGAACGGCAAATTGGCTCAAAAAGCAGATTTATAAATTTAGGCGACTGGATAACAAATTTTTCTTACGGAGTATTTGATGGGGAAAACTTTGAATTAAAAAAATATACTAAAAACAGCATGAGTTAA
- the ubiE gene encoding bifunctional demethylmenaquinone methyltransferase/2-methoxy-6-polyprenyl-1,4-benzoquinol methylase UbiE, translating into MIESYINTNNTKKEQVSQMFDNIAWRYDFLNHLLSFGIDKIWRKKAVKLLKEYKPKIILDIAAGTGDFAIEASKLKPDKIIGIDISREMLNKFENKIKKKKLSGTIEVQIGDAENIKFNNNYFDAIIVGFGVRNFENLTQGINEMYRVLKNGGNLIILEFSKPNNSFIRKIYNLYFLKILPFVGKLFSKDSFAYSYLPESVKSFPEYEELLQILKNTGFSNSKFIPLSFGIATLYIGQKK; encoded by the coding sequence ATGATAGAATCATATATTAATACAAATAATACAAAAAAAGAACAAGTATCTCAAATGTTTGATAATATTGCATGGAGATATGATTTTTTAAATCATTTGTTATCATTTGGTATTGACAAAATATGGAGAAAAAAAGCTGTAAAACTACTTAAAGAATATAAACCAAAAATAATTCTTGACATTGCTGCAGGAACTGGCGATTTTGCTATAGAAGCAAGCAAATTAAAACCTGACAAAATTATTGGAATTGACATATCCCGGGAAATGCTTAATAAGTTTGAAAATAAAATAAAAAAGAAAAAATTATCAGGAACAATTGAAGTTCAAATTGGTGATGCAGAAAACATAAAATTTAACAATAATTATTTCGATGCTATAATTGTAGGTTTTGGTGTAAGAAATTTTGAAAATCTCACTCAGGGAATTAATGAAATGTACAGAGTCTTAAAAAATGGCGGTAATTTAATTATTTTAGAATTTTCTAAACCAAATAATTCTTTTATCAGAAAAATTTATAATTTATATTTTTTAAAAATATTACCATTTGTAGGGAAACTTTTTTCGAAAGATTCTTTTGCTTATTCATACTTGCCGGAATCAGTCAAAAGCTTTCCTGAATACGAAGAATTATTACAGATATTAAAAAATACAGGATTTAGTAATTCAAAATTTATTCCTTTATCATTTGGAATAGCAACTTTATATATAGGACAGAAGAAATAA
- a CDS encoding PorT family protein encodes MNYKILFILLICFGVVKSYSQTQIPKNTPKYDYDPVHFGFTIGLNTMDFTIHNSDDFFSLDTVLSIENYRTVGFNICMVTNFRLAEYFDFRITPGLVFGQRNLTYIRDSAFVIDAPLDESKEAVHVMKIESTFLQVPFTLKYKAKRLNNYRPYLITGLNYCYDLEARKKIKDDEKPKIRLKRNDIYYEIGFGIDYYFPLFKMSSEIKFSVGLMDILQHDSREYSNAIENMNSKMVSLLFHFE; translated from the coding sequence GTGAATTATAAAATCTTATTCATATTATTGATTTGTTTTGGAGTTGTAAAATCATATTCACAAACCCAAATACCAAAAAATACTCCAAAGTATGATTATGACCCTGTACACTTTGGTTTTACTATTGGGTTAAATACAATGGATTTTACAATACATAATTCTGATGATTTTTTCTCATTAGATACGGTATTATCTATTGAGAATTATAGAACTGTGGGATTTAATATTTGCATGGTTACAAATTTCAGGTTAGCTGAATACTTTGATTTCAGAATTACTCCCGGATTGGTTTTTGGACAAAGAAATCTTACATATATAAGAGATAGTGCATTTGTTATTGATGCTCCTTTAGATGAAAGTAAAGAAGCTGTACATGTTATGAAAATTGAATCAACTTTTTTGCAAGTCCCTTTTACATTAAAATATAAAGCAAAAAGATTAAATAATTATAGACCATATCTAATTACAGGATTAAATTATTGTTATGATCTTGAAGCAAGAAAAAAAATAAAAGATGACGAAAAACCAAAAATCAGACTAAAGCGTAATGATATTTATTATGAAATTGGTTTTGGAATTGATTATTACTTTCCTTTATTTAAAATGTCATCCGAAATAAAATTTTCTGTTGGACTAATGGATATACTTCAACATGATAGTAGAGAATATTCTAATGCAATTGAAAACATGAACTCTAAAATGGTTTCGTTACTTTTCCATTTTGAATAA
- a CDS encoding FAD-dependent oxidoreductase, giving the protein MRKEIILRLSPQEAFDKNSYKKIVEKIIKISSSRISYVKVLNKSVDARNKDIKVNLKLLLVIDEQNPKFEKPEIKFQNVSNSPEIIIIGCGPAGLFAAIRLIELGFKPVIIERGKNVKERKKDIVLIQRNQSLNPDSNYCFGEGGAGAFSDGKLFTRSKKRGNVKRILEIFNFFGASEDILIDAHPHIGSDKLPAIITNMRNAIINCGGEIHFNTKVVDFIIDSNTIKGIKTDKDINFYGNAVILATGHSARDIYHIFSKNKLVIEAKPFAMGVRVEHPQSIINSIQYHNSKQAKYLPSATYKLVSQIKDRGVYSFCMCPGGFIVPASTGENEIVVNGMSAFKRNSKFANSGIVVEIRNDDLHKYHKFNELAGLEFQKQLEHLSFTNSGDGLIAPAQRLSDFVAGNFSSSLPLSSYTPGIVSSPMHKWLPEIIKKTLQKGFVDFNKKKKGFLTNEAIIVGVESRSSSPVRIPRDKTTMQHIEIKRLFPCGEGAGYAGGIVSSAIDGMNCAEKVCDI; this is encoded by the coding sequence ATGAGAAAAGAAATTATTCTCAGGCTTTCACCTCAAGAAGCTTTTGATAAAAATAGTTATAAAAAAATAGTTGAAAAGATAATTAAAATTTCTTCTTCAAGAATTTCTTATGTCAAAGTATTAAATAAATCTGTTGATGCAAGGAATAAAGATATTAAGGTGAACTTAAAACTATTGCTCGTTATTGACGAACAGAACCCAAAATTTGAAAAACCTGAAATTAAATTTCAAAATGTTTCTAATTCTCCCGAAATTATTATTATAGGTTGCGGACCAGCAGGTTTATTTGCTGCTATAAGACTTATTGAATTAGGGTTTAAACCCGTAATTATTGAAAGAGGGAAAAACGTAAAAGAAAGAAAAAAAGATATTGTTTTAATTCAAAGAAATCAATCATTGAATCCTGATTCAAATTATTGTTTTGGAGAAGGCGGAGCAGGTGCTTTTTCTGATGGTAAACTATTCACACGCTCAAAAAAAAGAGGAAACGTAAAAAGAATATTAGAAATATTTAACTTTTTTGGAGCTTCCGAAGATATATTAATTGATGCTCATCCTCATATAGGTTCTGATAAACTTCCTGCGATAATTACAAATATGAGAAATGCTATTATTAATTGTGGTGGCGAAATTCATTTTAATACAAAGGTTGTCGATTTTATTATTGATAGTAATACAATTAAGGGAATAAAAACAGACAAAGATATTAACTTTTATGGAAATGCGGTAATTCTTGCAACCGGACATTCTGCAAGGGATATATATCATATTTTTAGTAAAAACAAATTAGTTATTGAAGCAAAACCATTTGCTATGGGAGTGCGGGTTGAACACCCGCAATCAATTATAAATTCTATTCAGTATCATAATTCAAAACAAGCCAAATATCTTCCTTCTGCAACATATAAACTGGTAAGTCAAATCAAGGACAGGGGAGTTTATTCATTTTGCATGTGTCCGGGAGGATTTATTGTTCCTGCATCAACAGGAGAAAATGAAATTGTAGTAAACGGCATGTCTGCTTTTAAAAGAAATTCAAAATTTGCAAATTCAGGTATTGTTGTAGAAATAAGAAATGATGATTTGCATAAGTATCACAAATTTAACGAGTTAGCAGGGCTTGAATTTCAAAAACAATTAGAACATTTATCATTCACTAATAGCGGAGATGGATTGATTGCACCAGCACAAAGATTATCTGATTTTGTTGCCGGAAATTTTTCTTCAAGTCTTCCATTATCATCTTATACTCCCGGTATTGTTTCATCACCAATGCATAAATGGTTACCTGAAATTATAAAAAAAACCTTACAAAAAGGATTTGTTGATTTTAATAAAAAAAAGAAAGGTTTTTTAACAAACGAGGCAATAATTGTTGGTGTTGAATCAAGGTCTTCTTCACCTGTCAGAATACCCAGAGATAAAACTACTATGCAACATATTGAAATAAAACGATTATTTCCATGTGGTGAAGGTGCCGGATATGCCGGCGGAATAGTTTCTTCTGCAATTGACGGAATGAATTGTGCTGAAAAGGTATGTGATATATAA
- a CDS encoding type II toxin-antitoxin system RelE/ParE family toxin has product MALEIKWSRRADKKFDKILEYLQEEWGSKAMRNFVRKVYDFLDLLIEFPEIGTIEDKRKNIRGFTIVKQINIFYRIKGTKIILLNFFDNRQNPVKRKLA; this is encoded by the coding sequence ATGGCTTTAGAGATTAAATGGTCAAGGAGAGCAGATAAAAAATTCGATAAGATTTTAGAATACCTTCAAGAGGAATGGGGTTCAAAGGCAATGAGAAATTTTGTTCGTAAGGTATATGATTTTCTTGATTTATTAATTGAATTTCCCGAAATAGGAACAATAGAAGATAAAAGAAAGAACATACGAGGATTTACGATTGTCAAGCAAATAAATATCTTTTATAGAATTAAAGGAACAAAAATTATATTATTAAACTTCTTTGATAACAGGCAAAACCCTGTTAAACGGAAACTTGCCTAA